The following proteins come from a genomic window of Yinghuangia sp. ASG 101:
- the dop gene encoding depupylase/deamidase Dop, with translation MTVQRVMGIETEYGISVPGNPGANAMLTSSQVVNAYAAAMQRARRARWDFEEENPLRDARGFDLARELADASQLTDEDVGLANVILTNGARLYVDHAHPEYSAPETTNPRDAVIWDKAGERIMAEAARRAGEVPGGQSILLYKNNTDNKGASYGCHENYLMQRGTPFADIVRHLTPFFVSRQVVCGAGRVGIGQDGAAHGFQISQRADYFEVEVGLETTLKRPIINTRDEPHADAEKYRRLHVIIGDANLSEVSTYLKLGSTALVLSMIEDRFITHDLTVDQPVRTLHQVSHDPGLKQLITLRSGRKLTAIQLQMEFLELARKYVEDRFGTDVDDVTADVLTRWESVLTRLETDPMSLSRELDWVAKLQILEGYRRRDNLDWDAPRLHLVDLQYADVRPDKGLYNRLENRFARIATEAEVQRAAHLPPEDTRAYFRGRCLEQYADEVAAASWDSVIFDVPGHDSLQRVPTLEPLRGTKAHVKDLLDRCRTAEELVAALTGG, from the coding sequence TACGCCGCGGCGATGCAGCGCGCGCGCCGGGCCCGCTGGGACTTCGAGGAAGAGAATCCGCTGCGCGACGCCCGGGGCTTCGACCTCGCCCGTGAACTCGCCGACGCCAGCCAGCTCACCGATGAGGACGTCGGCCTGGCCAACGTCATCCTCACCAACGGTGCCCGGCTCTACGTCGACCACGCGCACCCCGAATACTCCGCCCCCGAGACGACCAACCCGCGCGACGCCGTGATCTGGGACAAGGCCGGGGAACGCATCATGGCCGAGGCCGCCCGCCGCGCCGGCGAGGTCCCCGGCGGGCAGAGCATCCTGCTCTACAAGAACAACACCGACAACAAGGGCGCGAGCTACGGCTGCCACGAGAACTACCTCATGCAGCGCGGCACGCCCTTCGCCGACATCGTCCGGCACCTCACGCCGTTCTTCGTCTCGCGCCAGGTCGTCTGCGGCGCGGGGCGCGTCGGCATCGGCCAGGACGGGGCCGCGCACGGCTTCCAGATCAGCCAGCGGGCCGACTACTTCGAGGTCGAGGTCGGGCTGGAGACGACGCTCAAGCGCCCCATCATCAACACCCGCGACGAACCGCACGCGGACGCCGAGAAATACCGCCGCCTGCACGTCATCATCGGCGACGCCAACCTCTCCGAGGTCTCGACGTACCTCAAGCTCGGCTCGACCGCGCTGGTGCTGTCGATGATCGAGGACCGGTTCATCACCCACGACCTGACCGTCGACCAGCCGGTCCGCACACTGCACCAGGTCTCCCACGACCCCGGTCTCAAGCAATTGATCACGCTGCGCAGCGGACGCAAGCTCACCGCGATCCAATTGCAGATGGAGTTCCTGGAGCTGGCCCGGAAATACGTCGAGGACCGGTTCGGCACCGATGTCGACGACGTTACGGCCGATGTCCTCACACGCTGGGAATCGGTCCTGACGCGGCTGGAGACCGACCCGATGTCGCTCTCCCGCGAGCTGGACTGGGTCGCGAAACTCCAGATCCTCGAAGGCTACCGGCGCCGCGACAACCTCGATTGGGACGCTCCCCGCCTGCACCTCGTGGACCTGCAGTACGCCGACGTACGGCCCGACAAGGGGCTCTACAACCGCCTGGAGAACCGGTTCGCGCGTATCGCGACCGAGGCGGAGGTCCAGCGCGCCGCGCACCTGCCCCCGGAGGACACCAGGGCGTACTTCCGCGGCCGTTGCCTGGAGCAGTATGCGGATGAAGTCGCCGCGGCCTCCTGGGACTCGGTGATCTTCGACGTACCCGGCCACGACTCGCTGCAGCGGGTGCCCACGCTCGAACCCCTGCGAGGGACGAAGGCGCACGTCAAAGACCTGTTGGACCGCTGTCGTACGGCCGAGGAGCTGGTCGCCGCCCTCACCGGAGGCTAG
- a CDS encoding ubiquitin-like protein Pup, with protein MATKDTGGQARANKRSEEVEENSTEANEASDLQERQEKLTDDVDSVLDEIDEVLEENAEDFVRGFVQKGGE; from the coding sequence ATGGCTACCAAGGACACCGGCGGACAGGCTCGGGCCAATAAGCGCTCGGAAGAAGTCGAAGAGAATTCGACCGAGGCAAATGAAGCGTCTGACCTGCAGGAACGCCAAGAGAAATTGACGGACGACGTCGATTCCGTACTCGATGAAATTGATGAGGTCCTTGAGGAGAATGCCGAGGATTTCGTGCGCGGATTTGTACAAAAGGGTGGGGAATGA
- a CDS encoding endonuclease VII domain-containing protein: MKRQYGITRERHLEMVAEQVGRCAICTVAKAEHVDHDHETGRVRAVLCFNCNAALGHFKDRPDALRRAAAYLEGIVWKPTRVAPGVYRLPS; this comes from the coding sequence GTGAAGCGGCAGTACGGCATCACGCGGGAGCGCCACCTGGAAATGGTCGCGGAGCAGGTCGGGCGGTGCGCGATCTGCACCGTGGCCAAGGCCGAACACGTGGATCACGATCACGAAACCGGTAGGGTCCGAGCCGTACTCTGCTTCAACTGCAATGCCGCACTTGGGCACTTCAAGGACCGTCCCGACGCCCTGCGTCGGGCCGCCGCCTACTTGGAAGGGATCGTGTGGAAGCCAACACGCGTGGCACCGGGCGTCTACCGGCTGCCTTCCTGA
- the prcB gene encoding proteasome subunit beta yields MEANTRGTGRLPAAFLTPGSSSFTEFLDAYQPELLPSRRGVPATPVTVEAPHGTTIVAATFPGGVVMAGDRRATMGNLIAQRDMEKVFPADEYSCVGIAGTAGIAVEMVRLFQVELEHYEKIEGTTMSLEGKANRLSQMIRGNLGMAMQGLAVVPLYAGYDLDEGTGRIYSYDITGGRSDEHGFTSVGSGSLFARGALKKLYRDDLSADEAVTVCVQALYDAADDDSATGGPDLSRKIYPIVTVVTDEGLSRWSDEQVRAVVESIVDGRRIRPNGPNAPLN; encoded by the coding sequence GTGGAAGCCAACACGCGTGGCACCGGGCGTCTACCGGCTGCCTTCCTGACCCCCGGGTCGTCCTCGTTCACCGAGTTCCTGGACGCGTATCAGCCCGAGCTGCTGCCTTCGCGCCGCGGCGTGCCGGCCACGCCCGTCACGGTGGAGGCGCCGCACGGGACGACCATCGTCGCGGCGACGTTCCCGGGCGGTGTCGTGATGGCCGGTGACCGCCGGGCCACCATGGGCAACCTCATCGCGCAGCGGGACATGGAGAAGGTGTTCCCGGCCGACGAGTACAGCTGTGTGGGCATCGCCGGGACGGCCGGGATCGCCGTCGAGATGGTTCGGCTGTTCCAGGTCGAACTGGAGCATTACGAGAAGATCGAGGGCACCACGATGTCCCTCGAGGGCAAGGCCAATCGGCTGTCGCAGATGATTCGCGGCAACCTCGGCATGGCCATGCAGGGGCTCGCGGTCGTGCCGCTCTACGCGGGCTACGACCTGGACGAGGGCACCGGGCGCATCTACAGCTACGACATCACCGGCGGTCGCAGCGACGAGCACGGGTTCACGTCGGTGGGTTCGGGTTCGCTGTTCGCGCGCGGGGCGTTGAAGAAGCTGTACCGCGACGATCTGTCGGCCGACGAGGCGGTGACGGTCTGCGTCCAGGCGCTGTACGACGCGGCCGATGACGACTCGGCGACCGGTGGGCCGGACCTGTCGCGGAAGATCTATCCGATCGTGACGGTGGTGACGGACGAGGGTCTGAGCCGCTGGAGCGACGAGCAGGTCCGTGCGGTGGTCGAGTCGATCGTCGACGGCCGGCGCATCCGCCCGAACGGCCCGAACGCTCCTTTGAACTGA
- the prcA gene encoding proteasome subunit alpha, whose protein sequence is MTTPFYVSPQQAMADRADYARKGIARGRSVVVLTYADGILFVAENPSRALHKMSEIYDRIAFAAVGKYNEFENLRIGGVRYADIRGYSYARHDVTARGLANVYAQTLGTIFSSGGEKPYEVELIVAEVGSTPADDQIYRLTYDGSIADEHHYVAMGGNADQITEQLKRTHRDGLPLDEALRVAVGVLGPEGGEKRGITAAQLEVAVLDRTRSQKRKFKRIVGAQLGRLLGESAAASEDSASEPGDGSAAGKGSAESPES, encoded by the coding sequence GTGACGACGCCTTTCTATGTGTCGCCGCAGCAAGCCATGGCGGACCGGGCCGACTATGCCCGCAAGGGCATCGCCCGGGGTCGCAGCGTGGTGGTGTTGACGTATGCGGACGGCATTTTGTTCGTGGCGGAGAACCCGTCGCGGGCCCTGCACAAGATGAGTGAGATCTACGACCGCATCGCGTTCGCGGCGGTCGGCAAGTACAACGAGTTCGAGAACCTCCGGATCGGCGGGGTGCGCTACGCCGACATCCGCGGCTACTCGTACGCGCGGCATGACGTGACCGCGCGCGGCCTGGCGAACGTGTACGCGCAGACGCTCGGCACGATCTTCTCCAGCGGTGGGGAGAAGCCGTACGAGGTGGAGCTGATCGTCGCCGAGGTCGGGAGCACTCCGGCCGACGACCAGATCTACCGTCTGACGTACGACGGTTCGATCGCCGACGAGCACCACTACGTGGCGATGGGCGGCAACGCCGATCAGATCACCGAGCAGCTCAAGCGCACGCACCGTGACGGGCTGCCGCTGGACGAGGCGCTGCGGGTGGCCGTGGGTGTGCTCGGGCCGGAGGGCGGCGAGAAGCGCGGGATCACGGCGGCGCAGCTGGAGGTCGCGGTGTTGGACCGGACGCGGTCGCAGAAGCGCAAGTTCAAGCGCATCGTGGGTGCGCAACTCGGGCGGCTGCTGGGTGAGTCGGCCGCGGCGTCGGAGGATTCGGCGTCGGAGCCGGGCGATGGCTCGGCCGCGGGCAAGGGTTCGGCGGAATCCCCGGAGTCGTAG
- a CDS encoding LacI family DNA-binding transcriptional regulator, producing the protein MPPTGPPANPAARHPTGRPTARDVAKLAGVSQSTVSLVHAGKWPGRVSERTVRAVNEASAALGYRPNQAARQLRLGATRTVLLVVPALSNPFFGALHTGAAEAAARRDFSVVVFPSPVEAGTERAPFASPFAAAHTALDGVLASSMAYESLAELLTTTGPGPGLPLVMLDSEPGTGPPTVNADVAAGMHALTTHLLDLGHRNFGRLVPTIDTWTFAARENAHRAALDGVSGTRGTTARTRFTVHDAAVAALALLDAADPPTALVCDDDVLAAGAYKAARTRGLRIPEDISVTGFDDLLIATVVEPELTTVRLPAHRIGATGMSALLDLLDGHRPDDASLAGELVVRASTAPPPPAA; encoded by the coding sequence GTGCCCCCCACCGGCCCGCCGGCGAACCCCGCCGCCCGGCACCCCACCGGCCGCCCCACCGCCAGAGACGTCGCCAAACTCGCCGGCGTCTCCCAGTCGACGGTGTCCCTGGTCCACGCCGGCAAATGGCCCGGCCGCGTCTCCGAACGCACGGTCCGCGCCGTCAACGAGGCCAGCGCCGCACTCGGCTACCGCCCCAACCAGGCCGCGCGCCAACTGCGCCTCGGCGCCACACGCACGGTCCTGCTCGTCGTCCCGGCACTCAGCAACCCGTTCTTCGGCGCCCTCCACACCGGCGCCGCCGAAGCCGCCGCCCGCCGCGACTTCTCCGTCGTCGTCTTCCCCTCACCCGTCGAGGCCGGCACCGAACGCGCCCCCTTCGCGAGCCCCTTCGCCGCCGCGCACACCGCCCTCGACGGCGTCCTCGCGTCCTCCATGGCCTACGAATCCCTCGCCGAACTCCTCACCACCACCGGCCCGGGCCCCGGCCTCCCGCTCGTCATGCTCGACAGCGAACCCGGTACCGGGCCGCCCACCGTCAACGCCGACGTCGCGGCCGGCATGCACGCCCTCACCACCCACCTGCTCGACCTCGGCCACCGGAACTTCGGCCGCCTCGTCCCCACCATCGACACCTGGACCTTCGCCGCCCGCGAAAACGCCCACCGCGCCGCACTCGACGGCGTCTCCGGCACCCGCGGCACCACCGCCCGCACCCGGTTCACCGTCCACGACGCGGCCGTCGCCGCGCTCGCCCTGCTCGACGCCGCCGACCCGCCCACCGCACTCGTCTGCGACGACGACGTCCTCGCCGCCGGCGCCTACAAAGCCGCCCGCACCCGCGGCCTGCGCATTCCCGAGGACATCTCCGTCACCGGCTTCGACGACCTCCTCATCGCGACCGTCGTCGAACCCGAACTCACCACCGTGCGCCTGCCCGCCCACCGCATCGGCGCCACCGGCATGAGCGCCCTCCTCGACCTCCTCGACGGACACCGTCCCGACGACGCCTCCCTCGCCGGTGAATTGGTCGTCCGCGCCTCCACCGCACCACCCCCGCCCGCCGCCTGA
- a CDS encoding MFS transporter → MRIYADLFRARYAARLLGGTLLGRLPNGMAALAILLLARADGAGYTLAGALSALSGLATAFGQPVLGRVMDRRGQTGVLVGGALVSALGYALFAVVGVDPVGVAVAAVLVAGFATPPLESGLRALWPSVLRPDQVHAAYALDAAAQEILFTAGPLLVVAVAAVVSAEAAVVATGLLGVAGTLVVASSRPSRTWRPVEHVPHWAGPLRSSGLRVLLASLTLTGTALGVLSVASVAYADARGSDMWAGVIMAAMSAGAFAGGIVHGVRPWVRPARARLPWLMVCLTVCYLPLAWAPGPAVMVVLSVVSGVFLAPVIACTFSLVDELAPAGTVTEAFAWVVAAFGTGAAAGTAVAGLAGEAGGVRWAFAVAAAGAALGTLLLLAGRRALGPGMIHSTGTSTRELSRNGTSAA, encoded by the coding sequence ATGCGCATTTACGCGGACCTCTTCCGGGCCCGGTACGCCGCCCGGCTGCTCGGCGGCACGCTTCTCGGGCGTCTGCCCAACGGTATGGCGGCGCTGGCGATCCTGTTGCTCGCGCGGGCCGACGGCGCCGGTTATACGCTCGCCGGGGCACTGTCGGCGTTGTCGGGTCTCGCGACCGCGTTCGGGCAGCCGGTGCTGGGCCGCGTGATGGACCGCCGCGGTCAAACGGGAGTGCTGGTCGGCGGCGCGCTGGTCTCGGCGCTGGGGTACGCGCTGTTCGCGGTCGTGGGGGTCGACCCCGTCGGGGTGGCGGTGGCCGCGGTGCTGGTCGCGGGCTTCGCGACGCCGCCGCTGGAGTCGGGCCTGCGCGCGCTGTGGCCGTCGGTGCTGCGGCCGGACCAGGTGCACGCGGCGTACGCGCTGGACGCGGCGGCGCAGGAGATCCTGTTCACCGCGGGCCCGCTGCTGGTGGTGGCCGTCGCCGCGGTGGTCTCGGCGGAGGCCGCGGTGGTGGCGACGGGGTTGCTGGGTGTCGCAGGGACGCTCGTGGTGGCGTCGAGCCGGCCGTCGCGCACGTGGCGTCCGGTGGAGCATGTCCCGCACTGGGCGGGGCCGTTGCGCTCGTCGGGGCTGCGGGTGCTGCTGGCGTCCCTGACGCTGACGGGGACGGCGCTGGGGGTGCTGAGCGTCGCGTCGGTGGCGTACGCGGACGCACGCGGGTCGGACATGTGGGCCGGGGTGATCATGGCGGCGATGTCGGCGGGGGCGTTCGCGGGCGGCATCGTGCACGGCGTGCGCCCGTGGGTGCGCCCGGCGCGGGCCCGCCTTCCGTGGCTCATGGTCTGCCTGACGGTGTGTTACCTGCCGTTGGCCTGGGCCCCCGGCCCGGCGGTCATGGTGGTGCTGTCGGTGGTGTCGGGGGTCTTCCTCGCGCCGGTCATCGCGTGCACGTTCTCGCTGGTCGACGAACTGGCTCCGGCGGGTACGGTCACCGAGGCGTTCGCGTGGGTCGTGGCGGCGTTCGGGACGGGGGCCGCGGCCGGTACCGCGGTGGCGGGGCTGGCGGGGGAAGCGGGCGGTGTGCGTTGGGCGTTCGCGGTGGCGGCGGCGGGAGCGGCGCTCGGGACGCTGCTGTTGCTCGCCGGACGCCGGGCGCTCGGGCCCGGGATGATCCACTCCACGGGAACGAGCACCCGCGAGTTGTCCCGGAACGGCACGTCAGCGGCGTAA
- the pafA gene encoding Pup--protein ligase has translation MDRRIFGLENEYGVTCTFRGQRRLSPDEVARYLFRRVVSWGRSSNVFLRNGARLYLDVGSHPEYATPECDSVPELVVHDKAGERILEGLLVDAERRLHEEGIAGDVYLFKNNTDSAGNSYGCHENYLVARHGEFSRLADILIPFLVTRQMLCGAGKVLQTPRGAVFCVSQRAEHIWEGVSSATTRSRPIINTRDEPHADAERYRRLHVIVGDSNMAEPTTMLKVGATDLVLRMIEAGMVMRDLTLENPIRAIREVSHDMTGQRKVRLANGREASALEIQLEYLTKAMDFADRRGIRTGTVQQVLDLWERTLTAVQTGNLDLVGREIDWVIKYQLIERYREKHNLPMASPRVAQIDLAYHDIHRRRGLYYLMERRGQVERVGQDVRIFEAKSVPPQTTRARLRGEFIKKAQEQRRDFTVDWVHLKLNDQAQRTVLCKDPFRAVDDRVEKLIASM, from the coding sequence ATGGACCGCCGAATCTTCGGGCTTGAGAACGAGTACGGCGTCACCTGCACGTTCCGCGGGCAGCGCAGGCTGTCCCCGGACGAGGTGGCGCGGTATTTGTTTCGCAGAGTCGTCTCGTGGGGCCGAAGCAGCAACGTCTTCCTACGCAATGGGGCCAGGCTGTATCTGGACGTGGGCAGCCACCCCGAATACGCAACGCCGGAGTGCGACTCCGTTCCCGAACTGGTCGTGCACGACAAAGCGGGCGAGCGCATCCTCGAGGGCCTGCTCGTGGACGCCGAGCGGCGTCTGCACGAGGAGGGCATCGCCGGCGACGTCTACTTGTTCAAGAACAACACCGACTCCGCGGGGAACTCGTACGGCTGCCACGAGAATTACCTGGTGGCCCGGCACGGGGAGTTCTCGCGGCTGGCGGACATCCTCATCCCGTTCCTGGTGACGCGTCAGATGCTGTGCGGCGCGGGCAAGGTGCTGCAGACGCCGCGCGGCGCGGTGTTCTGTGTGAGCCAGCGCGCCGAGCACATCTGGGAGGGCGTCAGCTCCGCGACGACGCGGTCGCGGCCGATAATCAACACGCGTGACGAGCCGCACGCCGATGCGGAGCGCTACCGGCGGCTGCACGTGATCGTCGGTGACTCGAACATGGCCGAGCCGACGACGATGCTCAAGGTCGGGGCGACCGATCTGGTGCTGCGGATGATCGAGGCCGGCATGGTCATGCGCGATCTGACCCTGGAGAACCCGATCCGGGCGATCCGCGAGGTCAGCCACGACATGACCGGTCAGCGCAAGGTGCGTCTGGCCAACGGCCGGGAGGCCTCCGCGCTGGAGATCCAGTTGGAGTACCTGACGAAGGCGATGGACTTCGCCGACCGCCGGGGCATCCGCACCGGGACCGTGCAGCAGGTGCTGGACCTGTGGGAGCGCACGCTCACCGCGGTGCAGACCGGGAATCTCGACCTGGTCGGCCGGGAGATCGACTGGGTGATCAAATACCAGTTGATCGAGCGGTACCGGGAGAAGCACAACCTGCCGATGGCGTCGCCGAGGGTGGCGCAGATCGATCTCGCGTACCACGACATCCACCGCCGGCGCGGGCTGTACTACCTCATGGAGCGGCGCGGCCAGGTCGAGCGGGTGGGCCAGGACGTGCGGATCTTCGAGGCGAAGTCGGTGCCCCCGCAGACCACCCGGGCCCGGCTGCGCGGCGAGTTCATCAAGAAGGCCCAGGAGCAGCGCCGCGACTTCACGGTCGACTGGGTGCACCTGAAGCTCAACGACCAGGCTCAGCGGACCGTCTTGTGCAAGGACCCGTTCCGGGCGGTCGACGACCGCGTCGAGAAGCTCATCGCGAGCATGTAG
- a CDS encoding FKBP-type peptidyl-prolyl cis-trans isomerase, translating into MRRLAALLLVPALALGAAACGDDDKGGGSDPSPSASSTAPARLAGVSMTGAATANPAFGQAPDLKIPDGAPPAGLGVEVLTEGTGAVVGAEDLVNANYEGVSWSTKKVFDSSFDRGEPAEFYLQSVIKGWTQGLAGKKVGSRLLLTIPGDLGYGAAGKDPDIKSNETLVFAVDIVGTRPAYATGTAVPPNADLPTVFTEGNKVVSMTFPEGKAAPTALTVQPLIEGNGAAVGGTDQVEVQLLQWLWGSPTMLGSTWAGSGPTALPLGQADGAPVMASLTEALTGKKVGSRVMVVMPPDRGFGAEGNPTQNIPANSTFVVVVDIVGTGPASTS; encoded by the coding sequence GTGCGCCGTCTTGCTGCGCTCCTGTTGGTTCCCGCCCTCGCCCTCGGCGCTGCGGCGTGTGGTGACGACGACAAGGGCGGGGGGAGTGATCCGTCCCCGTCGGCGTCGTCGACCGCACCCGCCCGGCTCGCGGGGGTGAGCATGACGGGCGCCGCGACGGCCAACCCGGCCTTCGGGCAGGCGCCGGATCTGAAGATCCCGGACGGGGCACCGCCGGCCGGTCTCGGGGTCGAGGTGCTGACCGAGGGCACCGGTGCCGTGGTCGGCGCGGAGGATCTGGTCAACGCCAACTACGAGGGCGTGTCCTGGAGCACCAAGAAGGTGTTCGACAGCTCGTTCGACCGCGGTGAGCCCGCCGAGTTCTACCTGCAGAGCGTCATCAAGGGCTGGACGCAGGGCCTGGCCGGCAAGAAGGTCGGCAGCCGGCTGCTGCTGACGATCCCGGGCGACCTGGGGTACGGCGCCGCGGGCAAGGACCCGGACATCAAGTCGAACGAGACGCTGGTCTTCGCCGTCGACATCGTCGGGACGCGTCCGGCGTACGCGACCGGGACGGCGGTGCCGCCCAACGCCGACCTGCCGACGGTGTTCACCGAGGGCAACAAGGTCGTCAGCATGACGTTCCCGGAGGGCAAGGCCGCGCCGACGGCGCTCACCGTCCAGCCGCTCATCGAGGGCAACGGCGCGGCGGTCGGCGGGACGGACCAGGTCGAGGTCCAGCTCCTCCAGTGGCTGTGGGGTTCGCCGACGATGCTCGGCTCCACGTGGGCCGGGAGCGGGCCGACGGCGCTGCCGCTCGGCCAGGCGGACGGGGCACCGGTGATGGCGTCGCTGACCGAGGCGCTGACGGGGAAGAAGGTCGGCAGCCGCGTCATGGTCGTGATGCCGCCGGACCGCGGCTTCGGGGCCGAGGGCAATCCGACGCAGAACATCCCCGCGAACTCGACGTTCGTGGTCGTGGTCGACATCGTCGGAACGGGTCCGGCCTCGACGTCCTGA
- a CDS encoding FKBP-type peptidyl-prolyl cis-trans isomerase, with product MSSNEKPEIDYPGGQPPAELEITDIWEGDGEVARAGHTVLADYVGVAFSTGEEFDASWNRGAPLEFGLGKGQVITGWDEGIQGMKVGGRRKLVIPPHLAYGDRSPSPKIKPGETLIFVVDLRGVS from the coding sequence ATGAGCAGCAACGAGAAGCCCGAGATCGACTACCCGGGCGGTCAGCCGCCGGCGGAGCTGGAGATCACGGACATCTGGGAGGGCGACGGCGAGGTGGCCCGCGCCGGCCACACCGTGCTGGCGGACTACGTCGGTGTCGCCTTCTCCACCGGCGAGGAGTTCGACGCGAGCTGGAACCGCGGCGCGCCGCTGGAGTTCGGGCTCGGCAAGGGGCAGGTCATCACGGGCTGGGACGAGGGCATCCAGGGGATGAAGGTGGGTGGTCGGCGCAAGCTGGTGATCCCGCCGCACCTGGCGTACGGCGACCGGAGCCCGTCGCCGAAGATCAAGCCGGGCGAGACGCTCATCTTCGTGGTGGACCTGCGCGGCGTGAGCTGA
- a CDS encoding DUF3866 family protein yields MITWRRGTVLHIRREWRGAMELTVRQEDAAEPVRALAYPELVGRPDVGDTVLLNTTAQSLGLGTGGYAFVVALPDRLPADAPAGPGHLVKGRYTPLQTVVLGADEQDSPHHDVLRDADDLDAMPVVVADLHSALPAVCAGVRAARPGARIAYVMTDGGALPAWFSMTVAALRDADWLVGTVTTGQAMGGDLEAVTVHTGLLAARHILRADIAVVTQGPGNLGTDTRWGFSGVAAGEAVNAVAALGGRPVAALRISDADPRERHQGVSHHSLTAYGRVALAPADVVLPAVGEPLASRLAADAAPLRARHNVVTVPTDGLDAALRAAPVRLSTMGRGLDQDHAHFLSSAAAGRHAASLLPPDTQR; encoded by the coding sequence GTGATCACGTGGCGGCGCGGCACGGTCCTCCACATCCGGCGCGAGTGGCGCGGAGCCATGGAGTTGACGGTCCGTCAGGAAGATGCGGCGGAGCCCGTCCGCGCGCTCGCGTACCCCGAGTTGGTCGGGCGCCCGGACGTCGGCGACACCGTCCTGCTCAACACCACGGCCCAGTCCCTCGGGCTCGGCACAGGCGGCTACGCCTTCGTCGTCGCCCTGCCGGACCGGCTGCCCGCGGACGCCCCCGCCGGCCCCGGCCACCTGGTCAAGGGCCGCTACACACCGCTCCAGACCGTCGTCCTCGGCGCCGACGAGCAGGACTCACCGCACCACGACGTCCTGCGCGACGCCGACGACCTGGACGCGATGCCCGTCGTCGTCGCCGACCTGCACTCGGCCCTGCCCGCGGTCTGCGCGGGCGTACGCGCCGCCCGCCCCGGCGCCCGGATCGCCTACGTCATGACCGACGGCGGCGCCCTGCCCGCCTGGTTCTCGATGACCGTCGCCGCGCTGCGCGACGCCGACTGGCTGGTCGGCACGGTCACCACCGGCCAGGCGATGGGCGGCGACCTGGAGGCGGTGACCGTCCACACCGGGCTGCTCGCCGCCCGGCACATCCTGCGCGCGGACATCGCCGTGGTCACCCAGGGGCCCGGCAACCTCGGCACCGACACCCGCTGGGGATTCTCCGGCGTCGCCGCGGGCGAGGCCGTCAACGCCGTCGCGGCCCTCGGCGGCCGACCCGTGGCGGCCCTGCGGATCTCCGACGCCGACCCGCGCGAACGCCACCAAGGCGTCTCGCACCACAGCCTGACCGCCTACGGCCGCGTGGCGCTGGCCCCCGCCGACGTGGTCCTGCCGGCCGTCGGCGAACCCCTCGCGTCCCGGCTCGCCGCCGACGCCGCACCGCTCCGCGCCCGGCACAACGTCGTCACCGTGCCGACCGACGGCCTCGACGCCGCGCTGCGCGCCGCGCCCGTGAGGCTGTCCACGATGGGCCGCGGCCTCGACCAGGACCACGCGCACTTCCTGTCCTCGGCCGCCGCGGGCCGCCACGCGGCCTCGCTGCTCCCACCCGACACGCAGCGCTGA